CATTATGTACAAAATGATGTTATAAATCTGAGATAATACTGTGGGTGGGCATCAGTGGCACAGCACTGGAATGGTTCACTGCTCCTCCCTGTCCCACAGGGCTCTGTGCTTGgccctcttttattttctctctttctactcCCAATTGGTTCCAttctcagaaaacattttactgctatgcagatgatatTTAGATCTATGATTCCTACTCTCTTAACCCACTGATAAACTGCTTACATAACCTTAAAGCGTGGATGTCTGCATTTGCCGTTGCAGCTTCAAAACTTTGGAATGGATTGCTGCTGCACATTAGACAGGCCTCCTCTGTTCACATTTTTGAAACtcttcttaaaacccacctcttttctttggcttttaacaccatgttgattgtatgtgtatacatgcatatttttatattgttacaCCATCAATTTCCTGTTCACACTGAAGCAATCTCACCACAAAACACGATCCAACGCCGtcacaaagtcaaataaacaatgaCGTTTTCAAATGTGcttgaaataactttattttttagttattttgcATGTTAACAACAATATGACAGGCACATAGCTCAAACACAATAATCGATGATGCAATACAATTCTGCAATTTCATTCACATATCAGATAATCTGCACCACGGGAACATGACTACGTCGGTTGAACAGCTGCATGACAGCTTGCCAGGCTCGCTGGAGGAGCTGCATGAGCTGAGCAccaatgttttcatttccatggaGGTAAACCAGAGGGTTGAGAGCGCTGTTCAGACACACAAGGCCACGACTTATCTGACGAGCGATGTAGACTCCATTAAACCATCCATAGTTTATATTATTCATAGACAGAACTCTTGACAAGAGGTTGAGGTTCTTGAATACGTGATGTGGGATGtaacaaacagagaagagaagaatcGTGATGAACAACAACTTCAAACTTCTCTGTTTCAGCACCTTGTCAATGCTATTTGACTTGCAGATAATGACGATCACGTGTCCATAGCAGCCCAGTGTGATGAGGAATGGGATACAAAATCCAGTGAGTGTCCATCCAAGGCTGTATTTCAGGTAACGCTCAAGATGGTTTTTATCAGTGGTGTCAAGGCATTCTTTGGTGTTTTCCAATGTTTTGGTGAAGAACATGTCCGGAAGACTTTGAACGCCCACCAAGAGCCAAACCATGACTGAGATAGCCACAGAATGGGTGACAGTTATTCTTCCCATCACCCTCATTGGATGAACGATGGCCAGGTATCTGTACACGCTTATACAGGTGAGGAACCCAATGCTGCCATATAAATTCAGGCTGAAGCAGAATCTTGTTATCTTGCACAACGCATCTCCAAAGATCCATCTACGGTCCATGGCATAGTACACGATCAAAAACGGGAGTGTGAGCAGGTGCAGAATGTCTGTAAGTCCAAGGTTGAGAACAAACACGTTCACGTTACCTAGTTTGTTCCAGTTCTGCAGCAAAGACTTCAATCCCCATCCATTAGCCAGCAGACCAATGATGAAGACTGAGCTGTAAACGGGAACCAGGAACCTCGTTGTAAACTCACGGTTGACTGAACTATTTGAGTTATTCATCGTCTTCTGGACGGCAGTTAGTACGATTTCTTCTCTTGACGAAGGTGCTTGTCTTCTCTTCAGATAGAGACTGATTTACTCTCAGGGGAAACTTCCTGTTTTAAGCCCCTGCCACTTTGCTTGTTTCCAGGAAGTTACATCGGTTGACAGATTTATCTTGttcgggttttttttttttactgaaaagaTAACATCAAAGTAATCTAAAGTGAGTCTATGATGAACCCAAGAATATGGCTTAGGATACACTGAcaggtttatatatatatgcatttcCTCAcatgttctttctctttctgacACCCCTGAGAATACCTGATGAGAAATAGAAACTGATTTTGGACCGGTTTGCTCTCGTgagtatttcatattttagagaTCTTAAATTAAGAGCTTGATCTTTAACAGTTTCCGACATCCTCTACTTTGCACGCCAGTCATGGCACAGATACACACCAGCCAAAAGCATTTTTCACAAACAGACAATTCCTCATTCCCTTCATTTCTTATattgaatctaaaaatatgtgtgttataTCTGTATCATGTTCTTCACAGACCTTTTGAGCTATTTAAAGTCTCGACTCACAGATGATTAATCTCCTGAATTTTCATTCAGAGTCACACTACTGAGTCACTTTTCATGCAGGACGTCTTTGTTGTCCAACAGGTCCAGTGTATTATTTCATCTGGTCAAAATGTTAATGTATGCCAAAcctttttatataaattcattttaaatggtgTGTTGGTTTAATTTTAAGCAGCTCTGAGTCAGTGTTATAGTTTAGTACTAGtatagtagtatatatatatcttaagACTGGTCTTAAGACAACTTTTTATAGGTCTTGGGTCTCATCAACCTCACTATTACTCTGATCTACATACTGCTGTATGCAACACGCCTCACCCAAACATCTAACAAATCTTGGCTACATAAGCAGGCGACACACTCTTGACTTTGTCTCAACCACTCAAAGTTTTGGTCTTGTCTCAACCCTAATACAGTccggtcttggtcttgacttgatcTCGGTGTAGTGCGTCTCCATTACAACACTGCTGCAGATTTTCACGCACTCAACTTTAAACGGTTTGTTTTGTCCTTGAGCCGAAAGCTCAACCTGGTCTTCGTCTATTCTTTGATTTAAAGGATGCTGGTGATAATACTATTGCACTCTTCAGCCTCAGCAGTACATTATTCTGTCCACCAGATGTCAGGATGTCTAAAAAAGTCATCTGGCCTGACTGTTATAGAGATGCAGTACATGCTCAAATGcagaaagacaacaacaacaaaaaagccatCACAAGTCATACTCGTCACTGatttggcttcatttttcatacgaaacaccaaaaatgtcttctgtggttTGTTGTGTACACAGCTCATCagcaagaggaaaaaacagataCCGTACAAAGATTATTGATGAATGATGAAGGGAAAGATCAGAAAAAGCCACATTATGTACAAAATGATGTTATAAATCTGAGATAATAcgaaaaaatacaaatcaaaaaaacacttcagagtACAAATGCATGATGTGTAAAATATGGAAACATTCACTATACATAAGAAACATCTGTCCAGAATTATTTacagcaaaaacagaagaaataagtGCAACGTCATCtgactacaaacacacaaacgaaACTGTACAAGATAAAAGTTGCATTGCTCTGCATCTGTCAACTCAAAGGTTGGTGTCATTCCGTGgctaaaatcaaacaaagacacTAAAATCTGCTCTTACTGGTTAGCAGTGTAAACACTGTACGTCTTTAAAACTCTTTATGACCAAATCAACATCATGGCCAACTGTCTTCAATTCATAGTTTAGTTCATAGATGTTTGAATTAGATGTATTTCTTTATCTTGGCCCGATATGGTGATGCAgaattaccaaaaaaaaatgtttaacccAGTGTAAAATCTTATTATTCTAACCTATCCCAGCCTTTGAGATCCATATGACTAGTTCATACTTCTCCAACTAAGGAACATTACAAGAATCAGATCCCAGAAAAGTGGAAAAATTCAGTCAAACtctgaagagaaaaagacaaatcagtGCACGATTATCTGAAAACCCAACTTTTACTTTGCCTCTTTCCCcgttcttcttccttcctttgtaACTTCAGAGTTAAAAAGTGctaaatactgtaaattaaatgcttgctctctctcttgATTTACCAAATACGTTTGATTCTTGGACAAAAATCCCAAGGTGGAGCAGTATAAAGTTGTGAATAAGTGCATCTTGAGATTGTACATGTGTGGACATCCAACTAAATCACAGTTTTTTATCTACAGTTATCAAAAAGGTCCATTGATTAGAGGATGCCGATGTGGATCCACATGAGATTTCAGAATCAGTCAGCGAGTCAGTTCCTGTTCTGAATGAATCAGTGCTCATGCAGGCCGATCAGGGCCTGAAGCCCCACAGAGCAGGGTTACTGTAAGGTGAGTAGGGGCAGTTGTTATGACAAACGCACGAGTGGATCATCATCACCGCTCGCTGTAGCAGTCTGCCGGTGGGGCAGTGGAAGGTCACCTCGGCGGTGGTGGTGTGAAAAGGCGTGCAGCAGCGGGAGTCGGTGCACTGGCCGCAGTACCGGAGATTGTAGGCGTGGGTGCTGTAGCAGCCCTGGTGAACGAGCCGGATGGGACCCGGTGACGTGTAGCTGGCCTTGCAGTGACCCTGCTGTCCCCACTGCAGACACGTACAGACAACACAAAGGCAAGTCAGGAGAGAAAGATACAGCAAGCGATGCATGCATAGATGTGTAGGTCAAAGCTCGACTGAATCCAGGTTGGATATAATGTCATAATATCATTACTGAGAGTACAGATTTAGTTAATTAACgacagcagagctgcagaaattcaaaaaaaatacagaaatactaaagccaagcatgaaaaaaaacaaatttaaattgtgcattgtttacatccttTCTGAGCAAACTGTTCAGAAtgtgacagcaggaatgtgcatcatgttttctgtATGCTAAAGCCTGTTTTCGCTCAAGGCCAACTCATCAACGCGACTTAGCACtcctagtggtcaaaaactgaACAGCGTACctttatttcttcagtttggGTTTCACAGTTCACCCTAACGACCCCTTGTTGTCGCCATGCAGACAGTTGATCAGGTTTTTATACATTTAGGTATTTAAATCTCAAAATTTTGGATGATTAAAGCCTTCAAAAGGATGATGACCGGTGGAATACATAAGGAGTAAAAACCAGTCAGTGTGATGTGTTGACAGCTCACCATGGGTTTCCTTGGAGCGGGCTGAACTGCACTGCAAGGCCGCACTTTACAAAGTCGAGATTCCATTTGCAGCTTGCATGCCGGGTTCTGGTTAGAAACCCGCGTGGAGATCCCGGCGCCGCAACTCTGCGAACAGGCGCTCCACTTGGTGCTCTGCTCTATACAGGTGGAGGCAGGTGCGACTAGTTTGTTGAGAGGGTGATCCATCGGGAGAGCTGGCCACATCCTGGCGGGTCTCATGGCTACAGGAACCAAATAAAACAACGATGATTAGAGCGAGAAGCAAAATCAGATCCACGGTTTACGTCGCAGCATCCAAGTTTCAGCCTCAGGGTTTGAGAATGTCTAAACTAGAAGCTGATTGAAGTCATTCCACTCAGTGACTCACGTCTGTCTGATCTGATAGCTCATAAAAAACCTCCAATTTAACTCTAATCcatcagtaaaataataaaagtttgcTCCTCTCAACACTAACTTGTTAGAAGTTATAATAATCAGCTGATTCTcaggaatgacatgcaggttTTGTCTTCGGGAACAAAATGTTCCATCTCTGTTCTCATCTCGTTGTTTGACTCTGACAGTGTTTGGAATTCCAGATGTTTTTCGTGTGGCTTCATTTCCTGAACACCCACTCTCACttacgaacacacacacacacacacacacacacacacacacacacacactttccttttAATTAAGTCATATTCTCTACATGCCTTCGTGCGTTTAATTGTTGCACAACTCTTGTTATGAAACTTGGTAactggggagagaaaaaaaaaatgttttgactcgACCAGAGAAATGTGGGTTAAATTTGGACTTTGTGAGTTTTCCTTTGGCCGGGCACACCCCAGTTTAATGCACAAATGCTCCAGTAAAAACTTCCAGACATGACCGCCAATGACAAACCTTATATGAATGAAGGAAGGGTCATGCTGCCATATGGACTAATCATCAATGTAGCTGTGAAATCCAGTCATACTATATGTGGAGATGCATCTGGCACCAACAGCCTGACACTGGAAAATATGCGTCACCATGCAGCTCTGATGTCAGGATACAGTTTAGAAGGAAAGAGTTtgaattttggggaaatatcctcatttgttttc
The sequence above is drawn from the Larimichthys crocea isolate SSNF chromosome XV, L_crocea_2.0, whole genome shotgun sequence genome and encodes:
- the LOC113747766 gene encoding P2Y purinoceptor 1-like, producing the protein MNNSNSSVNREFTTRFLVPVYSSVFIIGLLANGWGLKSLLQNWNKLGNVNVFVLNLGLTDILHLLTLPFLIVYYAMDRRWIFGDALCKITRFCFSLNLYGSIGFLTCISVYRYLAIVHPMRVMGRITVTHSVAISVMVWLLVGVQSLPDMFFTKTLENTKECLDTTDKNHLERYLKYSLGWTLTGFCIPFLITLGCYGHVIVIICKSNSIDKVLKQRSLKLLFITILLFSVCYIPHHVFKNLNLLSRVLSMNNINYGWFNGVYIARQISRGLVCLNSALNPLVYLHGNENIGAQLMQLLQRAWQAVMQLFNRRSHVPVVQII
- the ccn5 gene encoding CCN family member 5, translated to MDRLLCDCVIALAVLLCVATQVLCQLCDRPCLCPGPPPQCPSGVPLVLDGCRCCQVCARQRGDPCTKMLPCDSQRGLECDYSASFPGAPGECVSQEDLGCEVNGITYHEGQSFQPSCDTYCHCRGGGVTCVPACPLLGRLPTPDCPRPQLIRLPGKCCKEWVCENLENTVIQDAITAMRPARMWPALPMDHPLNKLVAPASTCIEQSTKWSACSQSCGAGISTRVSNQNPACKLQMESRLCKVRPCSAVQPAPRKPMWGQQGHCKASYTSPGPIRLVHQGCYSTHAYNLRYCGQCTDSRCCTPFHTTTAEVTFHCPTGRLLQRAVMMIHSCVCHNNCPYSPYSNPALWGFRP